Sequence from the Dysidea avara chromosome 5, odDysAvar1.4, whole genome shotgun sequence genome:
TTTTCGCCAACCGCAACAGCTACAGTGGATAcatcatgggcttacctttgACACAAAGAGGACAAAGGCTTTGTCATCCTTTTTGTTCCATCTCTTTCCTTAAGGCCGCTATTTGGTGatcattagtttctcatccagcgagtcatccagtctttctaattattatgatgcgggcgggagggcatTACCATTACAGAGATGCCCagctctgaacaattttaggagtgagacctcgaatgctaccagcaatgtggactaTATCCAGGTGCAGCTCCATGATTTTTGGTCacgaccaaaaaaaaaaagtcgctGCATCATAGCTCAAAGTACATAAATAAGCTAAATATGCACAGGgctgtccaattttaagcacagggctaattatgAAGCAGATCAGGTGTGAGAAATGCGTGAGCACTAAGCCATAGTAAGCtaaaagagtgagaaacagaggattaggcgtgagagcgtgagattactagccaaagagtgaagactcacgcctaatgcgtgagagttggcatgtctgccATTAGGCCATATACActaatgtacagaccttgtccaaattgtatTTCCTCGCACAAATTTACACTGATTGGTTTTTAGCTGCAATCATGCTCTATCGACTTAATCATAGCGGTATTTCAATTGACTGTTGAAAAACAGTCAACTGTCAATAAACCGGCCTACCTCAGTCAACCATCAACTCGTCGTTATTCGTTCTTTGTTAACACTGTCGTTCTGTGGAATTCTGTACCATTAACCATCCTCAATGATCAAAATCCTTCCGGCATTCATTataccattatgtgtgtgttaattgatgtttttgtattgttgtgcagttttgtaattatttgtttgttgtgtatttttgtagttgtagtgttctTTTTTGTGGCTAACACCtagtacaggctttgccttttgtgtatgccttccattgtggtaaatttgataataaCAGAATCCACTGCAGTAATTTGCCAAGGAAAACGGCAATGCATAGTGCACTGTAgcgttaattttaaaaataccaTCTAGTTCAAGATCTAGTTTCATCGGATACAATCCTGCAGAGCACGGATTTATACACATCAATGGTAGATGGTACAACCCGAGGTGGATTGAGATGAAGATACGTCCTCTGAACTGTACAACTGAGTGACACTTTATGCCAACTTGatggtttggtatcacgtgttctacTGACTGAGCATGCACaaagtaaataatggcttaccatgcggtagcccggtctaagaaggatgcgggcggtggatgagaaactaataatcaccaaataggagCCTAAATTAGGAAGTGgtttactgtcggttcaatcgAGCGGGTTCAATAGCCAGTAcggcttattgaaccgactttcggttcagtaaggTAGATGCTGGTATTATGGGTCAGGAGGTATTAAGGCTTGCATAGTTTAAAATATGCTCAGAGGGTTAAATGAtaaatcctgcagatttaggaAGTAATGGATGATCATACTACAGATCAACATAGTGATAGAGCTAACCACAAATCCAATTAGAGTTACCAGGAATACTTCTCCAGATTAGTTGCATGTACCCCTCACCATGTAGTAAAGGGTATGAAGATATAAAGTGCAAAAACCAAGTCAACTATGGTGTTTTGAATGCCTGATTAGTACCTGCAATATTTCCACAACATTTACCATAATTGCAGGGGCGTAAGGAggggggggttcaggaaccccccccccccctgtaaaatttagacttctgcaagcaggatcctaacacaccatttagtgtggcaggacaaaatgagcgAGCAATaaagtgtaatggcacagcacaacaattgataaaacttacattcatctctcagggaaggatttacagaggtaacatgagccctcttcaaaacttgttaaaaagatcgatatactctaatagagcagtcaggtatatactctaatagagcagtcaggtatactctaatagaacatgcatttaaatatccatgtccatatgaagtttttcagacattccaacattaaatgcaaaacttagcatgaccttatactgctatagctttggtgtgcagtgtttaaagatatagagctccagtaattaatcacttgtgttatgcaaaatgaattcatgctatgcatatttgtatagttatattgttttgattgtcatttgtatcagtggattcatggctcctataccacagtgagatataaccatcacttacagattactatatgtgtctctatgtgttatgctgtctgtttccactaggtgactttatctagtactaccttcatcccaggggcacttaatgcatcgtactttttgcataaaatatagcaatttgctgagttttgatttattaaaatattgaaagtctctcagcggctgggggctgtgcccccagatccctgcttctagtaactcaatgctggtgctggaacccctcttcaaaaaatcctggctacgcccctgaattGGATATAAAATAACGAACTTGTGAAGTAATGAATATTGTGACCCATAATATGACTCATCATAGGAGCACTTACAGTGCTTTAGAGAAAAGATCATACAGCCCACCACATGGTAGAAtagtttttgaaattttaggatagTGTAGTTTATGGGTACATCTTTGCCTACAAGTAGTATGAAAAATTGGGGTCACATTATTAGGTGATAGGAATGCTTTTAACTTaagtgactcataatacccacaTATACCTTATCCACTGCCCTTAAATTATGCACCTTAATGTCAAACCCCACCCCCTGTATCCATATTATACACTTACTGGAGATTTGACATAATACATTTTTCCCCACCCTGGGGCTTTTGACAGCAGcagtttgctgaaccaaaaattatttaataggAAATTTCCTTGTAATATACTGCATACAAAAAGCATATTAATCATGTTAATTTCGTACTTGTCCACAGCAAGTAGAGCAAAAAAATACATTAGTCACAAACTATTGGCAGTTGCTACTAAAGCCCTACAGTGTCCAGTAGACATACACTACAGTGGACACGCAAACAAGTTGGCATAAAGTGTCACTCAGTTGTACAGTTCAGAGGACGTATCTTCATCTCAATCCACCTCGGGTTGTGCCATCTACCTTTGATGTGTATAAATCCGTTCTCTGCAGGATTGTATCCGATGTTGAGGTTGATATGCCAGCAGGCATTGTACCACCACCCACCATTGCCTTTAGCCCTGCCTACAGCTGCACAGTTGTTGTTCCATTTGTCATTGTCGTTATCATATGTGCTGAACTTTTGGCCATTTAGTGAATGAGTAGAGAATGGGTCAGATTTAGTGATACCTGTAAACCCACCAATGGTCAGTGGATATTCATCACCAGCACTTCCTACACTGAACTGATTGTAGTGGAGGTAGGATCTGGTCTTGTCGGGTAATTCAAAATCCACTCTGAGCTCCCATTGGCCAGTTTTGGTAAGACAGTTCATGGCTTTAAGCCCGTACCAGAATTCCCCACTCAGGTCTCCAAATCCTCTCTCATAGTCAGCCCATGATCGGTTAAAATTCTCAGATCCATCTTTCCTCCTCTGTATCACTGTCCATCCTCCATTATCAGTGGTAGTGTCACAGTACATACCAACTACTGTCAGTCTCCCACTACACCAGTTATTCATTTTGTACACACCACATGGGGACTGGTCAAATGGGTTCTCTTTGAAAATACAACAGTTTTCTGGAGATGGTAAGCCACAAGGATACTGGTATTTCACTGCATTCCTCTTTGCCTCTTTTATCTTTTGAAGACAATTCGGAGTGGCAGTTATCCCAGTTGTGAATAGTGAGATGATGACAATGTATAGTACTATCATTGTCACCAGATCTAGAGAAAGAAAAATTTTAATATGGGGTGTCTTCTATCTTGTGGTACTGCTAGACTTATTGCTGTTCTACATACTAAGTTACTTACTTGTTTTTTACAGCACTGTAAGACTTTTGTGATCCAATAATATAAGTTTGATATCTGGGTACAGCAGTACTGGAGAATACAGTCACGCCCTTTATTGTTGTGGGTAGTGTATATCCACATCCTGTGTTATAATTATGGTTGACCTTATCACATGCTGAGGTATTTCAAACATTTAGGGAACACAACAAAGTAAAGGTTGTTAAGTAGCTATTAATAATGAATTGCTGATGTGGAGTAGCATTGggcaatattttaataaattgcCAATATCACCTAAACAAGTGCCCACaatacaatctaatccaaaacagccaagctgtaaaaatagtgtgcggccctcagaaaggctatggtgaaaaaagatgtgaaatccaaggtggcggccaagaaatggctgtgatcgtaagttaatggtaaaaattttaataatgacaattcaggtaaattttgtgaagcggcacaaaaattcacctgaattgtcgttattaaaatttttaccattaacctaccatcacagccatttcttggccaccaccttggatttcacatcttttttcaccatagcctttctgagggccgcacactatttttacagcttggctgttttggattagatttcatttctttttgtatttgtataccccaaagccggcctatggccagctttgggaattttttaacctatgtttttttctttactacaggaagaagaaaagatgaagtaaatgtacaaattatatatatgtgaccggatttgcgaaaaggggtcttccacacacatccaatttacgaactttggcagttcataatgtcagataggaaaatagtattgccttgaaatttggacagtgatgagtaacaacataggttaatgcatgaacaaaatttcaggttagtatcttctttgagcacaaaggtatggtcattcaagttcatagaattggatgtgtgtggaagaccctttttcgtaaatccggtcacatataatacatatgtgaccggatttgcgaaaaggggccttccacacatccaatttgccaactttgacaattgataacttcagattggaaggagctattgccttgaaatttgggcagtggtgttttctttgcagctgaactctctatacgatggtttctttgtagctgaactctctacaaggtaatttcttctagctgatctctctacagggtgatttgtttgtagctgaattctgtacaggtgatttgtttgcagctgagctctttacggtttctttgtagctgaactctctacaaagtaacttcttctaactgatctttctacagggtgatttgtttgtagctgaactatctacaaggtaatttcttctagctgatctctctacagggtgatttgtttgtagctgaattctgtacaggtgatttgtttgcagct
This genomic interval carries:
- the LOC136255309 gene encoding fibrinogen-like protein A, which gives rise to MIVLYIVIISLFTTGITATPNCLQKIKEAKRNAVKYQYPCGLPSPENCCIFKENPFDQSPCGVYKMNNWCSGRLTVVGMYCDTTTDNGGWTVIQRRKDGSENFNRSWADYERGFGDLSGEFWYGLKAMNCLTKTGQWELRVDFELPDKTRSYLHYNQFSVGSAGDEYPLTIGGFTGITKSDPFSTHSLNGQKFSTYDNDNDKWNNNCAAVGRAKGNGGWWYNACWHINLNIGYNPAENGFIHIKGRWHNPRWIEMKIRPLNCTTE